In the genome of Ctenopharyngodon idella isolate HZGC_01 chromosome 19, HZGC01, whole genome shotgun sequence, one region contains:
- the LOC127501034 gene encoding 4-galactosyl-N-acetylglucosaminide 3-alpha-L-fucosyltransferase 9-like yields the protein MSAPWITAVKTVIVMFLLECLILSVYHLQPLGYFNQGVQINNNTEESCLHVLKMQNYMCTVNITTEKFLMTTSVPKPLTSTEIEEPDTIVLIWMWPFGSSFGLGPCSSASNIHGCRLTDDRGLFNEAHGVMFHHRDISWDLSNMPKLPRPAFQKWIWWNMESPTHSGQNPLLKELFNLTSSYRRDSDIPVPYGWLSDATEVEKNYTIPKKEKLVCWVVSNYSPNHKRSQYFNELVKHINVDAHGRHFGSSINHNEYLNLVSSCKFYLSFENSVHRDYMTEKLFNPLALGTVPVVLGPTRENYEQFIPSESFIHVDDFPTPKELADHLKLMDQNEDLYRQYFTWREHFVSKGALFGLDHACRICEHIRKNKHYRVVKDLNSWYWG from the coding sequence ATGTCAGCTCCTTGGATAACTGCTGTAAAGACAGTAATTGTCATGTTTTTGTTGGAATGTCTTATACTCTCTGTATACCACCTCCAACCGCTGGGATATTTTAACCAAGGAGTCCAGATAAATAACAACACAGAAGAAAGTTGCCTCCATGTTCTTAAGATGCAGAACTACATGTGCACTGTGAACATCACCACGGAGAAATTCCTGATGACAACATCTGTACCAAAACCCTTGACTTCCACTGAGATAGAAGAACCAGATACCATTGTGTTGATCTGGATGTGGCCTTTTGGTTCAAGTTTTGGCCTTGGACCCTGCAGTTCAGCTTCCAATATCCATGGCTGTCGTTTAACAGATGACAGAGGTCTGTTTAACGAAGCACATGGGGTTATGTTTCATCATAGAGATATCAGTTGGGATTTATCCAACATGCCGAAACTTCCACGGCCTGCTTTCCAGAAGTGGATATGGTGGAATATGGAGTCTCCAACTCATTCAGGTCAAAATCCTCTGCTAAAAGAACTGTTTAATCTGACTTCAAGTTACCGCCGGGATTCAGATATTCCAGTACCGTACGGTTGGCTCTCAGATGCCACGGAGGTAGAGAAAAATTATACTATCCCAAAGAAGGAAAAATTAGTTTGCTGGGTTGTAAGTAACTATAGTCCAAATCATAAGCGTTCACAATACTTTAATGAGTTAGTGAAACACATTAACGTGGATGCCCATGGAAGACACTTCGGCAGTTCAATTAACcataatgaatatttaaatttggtGTCCAGTTGCAAATTCTACCTGTCCTTTGAGAATTCTGTTCACAGAGACTACATGACTGAGAAGCTGTTCAACCCTCTAGCGCTTGGTACCGTTCCAGTTGTTCTTGGCCCAACGAGAGAGAACTATGAGCAGTTCATACCAAGTGAATCCTTCATCCATGTGGATGACTTCCCAACCCCAAAAGAACTGGCTGATCATCTAAAACTCATGGACCAAAACGAGGATCTGTACAGGCAGTACTTTACCTGGAGAGAACATTTTGTTTCAAAGGGAGCATTATTCGGTCTTGACCATGCCTGTCGGATTTGTGAACATATTAGAAAGAATAAGCACTACAGAGTGGTCAAAGATCTCAACAGCTGGTACTGGGGTTAG